gaaggaaaaaaagacacgTCCACATTTCAAATGTGCACACATGCAGGCTGATTTCCTtaagtgggtgtgtgtgtatgcaggtACTCCAAgctaaatgtccaccaacagggAAAAGTCCATTGACTGTCAATGAAATATTAACATGAAAGTTTTTCAaaaacagtatattttattttttctgagatgcagtcttggtctgtcgcccaggctggagtgcagtggctcaatcttggctcactgcaatctccgtctcccaagttcaagcaattctcctgcctcagcctcccgagtagctgggattacagacatgtatcatcatgcccggctaatttttgtatttttagtagagacagggttttgccatgttggccaggctggtcttgaactcctgacctcaggtgacccgcccacttcggcctcccaaagtgctggggttataggcgtgagccactgcacctggccaaaatttctCTTTATCAAGAGATTAGACTTGATgtttgatttcattttcctttctatcaTAAACCTGCCACTGTCAGAAAATCAGCTTAAAAACTTCCATAGACTTTTGTCCATTTTGACACTAAGAGGGTCACGGACAAGCTGGCAGCTGGAGCCAGTGTGTGAGGGTGGTGTTGAGGGCTGTGTGCAGGGAGGGGTTTGGGGGGCGGCTCTCATGGGAGACCGGCTCTGTGCCTTGACTCTCACAAGGGGAGGGTCAGGATCTCCCCCCTTCATTCCCTTTGGAATTGCACAGTCCCCAGCCCTCCCCATGGGGACCCGGCCACAGCGCCCGCCCTCTGCAGCTCACCTAGTCGGGACTGTAGTGTGCCGTCGTCGGTGGACGCCATGTCATTGAGTCTGAGCAGCCCCCGGCCTCTCTCCACCCAGGACTGTGAGGTCTTGTCGAAGACAAACAGCTTGCACTGCATCTGGAACACAGTGGCCGCCGGTGAACAGGGACCCCAGCTGGTGTCCTGCTGCAGCCACACCCTGAGAGTCGCCCTTTAGCCTGTGGGGACTGCCAGGGCCAGCCAACGATGGCCTGGGGGCCACCTTGGTCAGTTTTTTGTCCTGCCCTCAAGCTAGAACAGGCTTTACATTGTAAAAGGGGTATCTGAAAGTAAAAGAATCACTaaggaaatgaaaagcaaaacaatggTGAGAAACCTCTCTGCGCACTCTAGGATGGCTATACCCACGTGGGGAAGCTGGAACCCTCACACACTGCCAGTGGGAAGGCCGCATGGTGCCACTGCTGTGGAAGAGAGTCTGGCGGCTCCTCAAACTGCTCAACAAGGAATTACCACATGCCCAAGCAATTCCATTCCTTGGtatgtacccaagagaaatggaaCATTTGTTCGTGTTCACACACAGATCGCACATGAATGTGCACAGCACCATCATTCACGGTAGCCAAGTCTCAAGGAGGAATGGAGTGACACACATGGTCCGCCCCTACGCGCATCTCACTCAGTCTTAATAAAGAATGAGGCTCCGACTCCCGCCGCAACGTGGATGAACCTCTGGctcagtgagagaagccagacacgaaAGGCCACATAGTGCGTTGAcgccatttatatgaaatgtcaaaGACAGGCaaaaaacagagacaggaagtggattcgtggctaccagaggctggggagggaggaggagttaCTGCGAACAGACAACGCTCTTTCTGAGGGAATGGGACAGTGTTCTTTTTGGGGGCAAAAATGTTGTACGTTAGATTGTGGTGAAAGTTGTCtgactctgtgaatatactagaaACCACGgaattgtatgctttaaaaggatGGATTATATAGCATGTGTACTATATTTCAATACAGCAGTTTTGtatatataaacaaagaaaaatacgaGACAGACACCCCTACATGGCTTTCCACATACCCCCTAAGTCAATCTCTTTCAACATGAACAGATGACAAAATGGTAAGTGGGAAAAAAGAACAGTACTCTTAAGAACCCTACAATACGCCACCCGGTttacagacacagacacatgctTATGTGCCACGGGAGAGGAAGCAGATGGATGCTGCCCAACCTGGGTGGTGCTGCCTCAGGAGGAGGGGACGGGGAACGCCAACAAGGGACAGTGGGATGGAAGCTCTGGCTGCACCTGATTTTTTTCCCTACGAAGACACCACAGGATGCCAGGTGACAAATAATTACAGTTGCCAGCTCTAGGTGACAAAAGATGTTTGTTATGACAGTCTTTGTCATTCCCTGAACCATCAAAAATgtctcaggccaggcgcggtggctcacacctgtaatcccagcactttgggcggccaaggcgagtagatcacatgaggtctggagttcaagaccagcctggccaacatggtgaaaccctgtctccactaaaataccaaaattagcctggcgtggtggtgcacgcctgtaatcccagctactcaggagactgaggcgcaagaattccttgaacccaggaagcagaggttgcagtgagccgagatcgtgccactgtactccggcctgggtgacagaataagacgctgtctcaaaaaaaattaaaaaaaacaaaacaaaacaacaaaacaaagaatgtcTCAAACAGATCCTCCTCCTCTGAAACCAAAGACATGCGAGAAGCCCCTGAGCCTAAGCTCTCTCTACAAACACCACCAACAAAGTCCCAGAGCGTGGGGCCAGTGGCCCCTCTGTCATCTCAGGGGCAGGCCTGTGTGCTCAGAGGATGTGGGCCCAGCCCTTGCAATTGGACCCCCAGGTGCATGGAAGACCCAGGGCCACTGAGGAGGGGCCGGCCCCTCACCTGTAACACGTTGCTCTCCGCCTCCTCCCCGGTGATGACTTCCACTTTTTCCAACAAACACTTCCGCGCTGTTGCCTTGGTGTAGGCGGCTGCCGACTCGGCCAGGGACTCTGAAAAGTTATTGGCCAAAAAGACTGACTGATTATTTGGCGAGAGGAGAGCCATCTCCCCTTATCCCACAGGAGATGAGAGGGTTGGTTCTGGTCTCAAGGATGCCTGCTGCCCCTGGTAGGCCTGCCCCGGCAACCCAAGCGGACCCTAGACACAGCCAGGGCACGTGGCCTCAGAAGCTGCAGGGAGACCATCTGGGGGCAAAGTGTGGCCCCAGACTCTCGTGTTCCTGCTGAGCAGAGGACAGGGGGACAGTGAGGGACTCCTCCACGCCTGCTGCCTGcgcctccccaccctccccacgGCCACAAGGCGACACAGGCTCTCGAGTTCTTTATCACAAacccatctctgctcactgcaaggcAGGGCCCTGGAGCTGGTTCACGTGTGGTCGTTACTGCTGTGGGAGTTGGGCTCCTTATCCCTCCCGGCTGGGGGTGGGAATGGACCCAGCATCCCCTCATCATCCCCCAAGATGATCTACCATTAGCCCCATGCAGCGGTGGGATGCTAACATACCTTTCTCAGGGGTGGCCTCCTGGGACGAGGACTCAGACCCTGACTCGGCAGCCGCATTTTCCCTGTTGGCATCTGAACTGACCTCGTTTAATTTTGGGGGGCTCTGCAGGGACACAAAAGCATACAAGGAAGAGGGCATTTGTGTGGTCCTTCAGCGGCAGCTCCGAGCACCTCTCTACCTGGCCCCCAACACCATGCTGCCCCCAGCACTCCTGCCTGCTCCTGGTGACACCCTGAACTGCCTGGGAGCTCCCCACGTGGTCCCTCAGGCATCACTACGGGGTGAGTGCCACCAGCCGACAGTCCCCTCAAGCCACACTGGTCACTCTGTCTGGGTGAGGCAAGACTTTGAATATTTcattgaaatagaaaaagcacAGTGTGGCCACAAAGGAAGAGAAGCTGCAGAGTACTTAATGCAGCATAACTCAAGACAGAGCTAGAGTGACCAGGCGGCTCAGGACAGGCCCTCACGCAGTCGCAGTGGAGCTGGGTGCAAtcaggaagaaaacagaacatgTGTAAAGAGGTAGGCAAGCCATTCTAGAACCCTCTCCCAGGCTGGCTGGGCTCCTGGGAACAGAGACGGGCCTTTCGTGCACCCAAGGCCTTGGCTGCAGTTATGCTCACAGGAGCAGGGAGGCCAGCAGCCCTGTCCGCCGGCACGGCTGGCCCCGTCCCACAGGACTTTTGTCAGTTGGCCTGGTGGGGAGGAACCGTGGACCCCGACTGCCAGCAGGACCCTGCAGCCTCCAGGGAAGCCCATCTTGGGATGAAGTTGGCCCTGGTCAGCACGGAGGAGCCGGGAAAAGCGAATGCCAGTTCGTAGGCAGCCAGTGGCCTTGGCCAGTTTTCACGCTGAGTCTGAGCAGGGTCCTCCCTCTCTCACTTGCTACTGAAGGCATCCCCATCTCACACAGGACGACGCAGCAGCCCTGCTCTCCATGTCCCCTTGACCTGCGGCTGGCGCCGAGAGCCTCTGGTCCCTAAGAACATTCCCAACACAGCCACTCACCAAAACTCGCTCGCTCATGTTCTGGCCAAATACAAATTTGTTGCTGGAGGCGTCGGCACTATTGGTTGAGTTCTCTAAACTGAAGAGAAGATGTGCAATGAGTGTGGGGGCGTCACATGGGAACATGGCCAGGCAAATGTGTGGGCACCCATGGAGCACACACTGGTGCAGAGGGCACAGTGGAGGGGCCTCTCACACTGTGCACGGGATGGCGTGTCAGAGGCAGGAAGCCACACACCTCCCTGTGCCATTGGAAACATTAACCCTTAGCTCGCCCTCATGGAGGGGCCCCACAGCATGAGGGAAGCCACCTTCCACCTGCTCTGCCCGCCCATCTCCCAGGCGGGACACACTTTCTTCTGAGACACCTGGAGGGGCAGCTGGGCCGTGGGTAGCATCACCCCCAGCCATGTCAGTCAAGGGCGTGATGAGATCTTTGCCCCAGGTGCCCAAACCCAGGATAAGGGGGTGCCTGAGTCACCTCTGGTCTGCTCTGTTCTGCTCTGGGCATGAGGTCCACAAGACAGAGGGCATAATCCAAGGGCTGGGCTGTAGCCTCCATGGGCCCCTGGACAACCCCACAGAACTCTGGTCCTGTCTCAGGCGTCCAGTGAATCCCAGGACAAGGCCCACCACCCTGGCCCACCCAAGGTTGTGCCCAGAGAGGGGCCTGAGTGCAACCTGGATTCTGGGCCTGAGTCGGGCACGGGGACCACAGACCCCTCTCTGGCAGAAGCCCTCGCGGCCACCTGCATCGCCATGCCAGGCTGGCCGCTGGGACTGAGACACACACCTGGAACTGATATACTGGAGGAAATAGTTTGTTGCGGTTGGTGTGTCTGCGCTGGGGTGTCCGGCATTCTCCATGTCGGCTTCGTCCATGCTCTCATTGATCAGCTGGAAATGAGACGGAGTGCTCAGtaattgggggtggggtggtgccTGCAGTTCCACAGCTCAGTGTCTGCAGACCCTCTGGGCTGCGTGGAGCTGCTCGGAGCCATGAACCCTCTCCTGTACCCgcctgtgtgtgtgcgcgtgcatgtACGGGGGGCAGGGCTATAATCAACTCCACCACCTTTTGCTTTAACAGTTAAGATGGAAAGAGAGCTCATGAAGCTTCAAGGAGCCTTTTCCACCTTGTTATAAAACCACGCCTAAGCTGGCCTCTCGGTCAACACTTCACACCAATAACACAACGTTACAAAGCTGGTGTTTTGGGGGGTTTACTATGAACATGATAGAAGCAGCATTTCTTGAGGGCCTCTTTCCTACCAGCTGCTATGCTGAGTCTGTCAATGCACGATCTGCTTTAATCCTCACGAGGCCTGGGAGGGGGATGTTAGGGACCCTGTTTGACCAACAAGGAAGCAGAGGCTCAGAGGGTTAAGAAACCATggctctggctgggcgcagtggctcatgcctgtaatatcagcactttgggaggctgaggtggcggggaatcacttgaggtcaggaattcgagaccagtctggccaacatggagaaacccccacctctactaaaaatacaaaaaattagctggatgtggcagtgggcacctgtaatcccagatatttgggaggctgaggcaggagaatcgcctgaacccaggaggtggaggttgcagtgagcagagatcatgccactgcactctagcctaggtgacacagcaagacttcgtgtccaaagaaaaagaaagaatccatGGCTCAAGTTTGCCCTGGAAGGAGAGGCTGGGATTTGACTGAGACTGCAAAGTGCACGTAAGCCTCTGACTTCTGCAAGAAGCCGACACCACCAAATTCAAAGCAGCTGTCTCCCCAGACTCAAGGCAGAGATTCCATAGGGCCTGAACTCCACAGGCCAAGCCCTTCCCCACCTCttgccctcccttcctccttggAGGGAGCAGCCCCTGAGGGACTCATTATTTTGCCTAAAGCCATGGCGACAGCAACATCAACTTTCCACACTTCTCGACCTGGGGTTCTGTTGGATGGTGAATAacagaaaggaaagcagaaaacaCAAGCTGGTGCTTTCTGCATGCTAGAgaggtttttgtttatttcaggGCCCTCCCCGTCAACACAACTGACATGTTGACACTGGGCCCAGAACATTCCCTGCGGTGTGGCTATCCTGGGCACTGCAAGGGGCTGAGTGGCATCCCTGACCTCCAGAAGTAcctcccagttgtgacaaccacaaATGTCTCTAGACACAGCCATCGATACCGCCTCTCGGGCTTTGAAAGAAGCTTCTTGCCAGTGGAGGTGCTAGAGATGCCGTAGCATATTCCATGTCTGTGGCTGGGAAAGGTGGTACTGGCTGACCCTCGTCTTCCTAGAGTCCCAGTGCATGGTCCAGGGCCACTGTTTCCAACCACTGCcagcccttccccaccccacaatCTCCATACTAGGACCACATGCCTGGAGGGCAGCCACGAGGTGGCAGACGCTTTGCTCCCTTTCAGGAGAGAAGACAGTGTTGTCACCCCACTCTgccccacttaaaaaaaaaataaggttacAGTTCTTAATGGGGGCGATTCTACTCCACAGGGAATACTGGCCACGTCTGGGGACATTTGTGGTTGTCAGGAGCATTGGGTGTGGAGGCCAGTGATGCTCCTCAGCACCCTGCAGTGCCCAGGGCGACTCCTCAGAAACTAAGAATGGTCCAGCCATAATGCTGCTAGTGCTGAAACGGAGAAATCCTGAAGTACGGGAACAGAAACCTCTGGGCAGAGCTGAGAACACTGGACCATGCTGTCTTTCTTCTCTGCTATGAAAGCCTGAGGCCTCCGGTTCAGTCACCTTCCCTGTCCCCTGCTACCATGAGTACCAGGGACCCTGACTTGAGAAGTCACTGCAGGTGAGGGCTTCGAAGCCTGGGCCACTGGTGGGGAAGTGCCAGGGCCTAGCACACGCACACCAGCAGCGGACTGTGCCGTGAGCCATGGGGCTGCCTCGCTAACACCTTCTTTGTCCCACGCTCCCCTCCCCTGTTAAAAGGAAAATCTACCGACTTGCCTGCTGTTGAACTTGGGGAAGGCATCAAAAGTCAACGTGCTGGTTCAACGGCTCACATACCTTAACTCTGTCCCTCAAGTTCTGCCCAAATACAAAGGCTTGCTGTGTGGCGGGGTCTTTTTTCTCACAGGCTTCCTCTCCAGAGGCATTGCTGGACTCATTTTTCTGGGGCTCTTTCTCCtatcaaaaaccaaaacaaaacagagtaaTCAAAACCAGTGCCACACTTGGCCCAGATGGATGCCCAGCAATCCCACACCAGATCATGTACTCCACACGTCTCCTctgcacgtgcctgcagtcccagctactcagaaggctgagacaggaggactgcttgagcctgggagttgtagtgaactgagatcacaccattgcacttcagcctgggtgacagagcaagaacctgtctccaaaCAACGAAAAAGAAACACCTGTGCCCTGCAGAAGCCTTAGTGCCGGCAGAGGACAGGAAATAACCTGGATGCTCATCATTAGCCAAGGAACGAAATAATTTACGATAGaaaatatgggggaaaaaaaagtacagcACAGCTGTTACCACCGAGAGGGAGGTAGGCCTCTGACATGCCCACAATACATGGATCAGAGAAGAGAGCAGCTTGTGGGACACGGAAGTGCGATTCCATTTCTGTTAAAGCCAACCCagtcccgtgtgtgtgtgtgtgttgaggaatGCCCAGGAAAATAAGCTGGGAGAGAGAATTCAAACTACTGACAGAGGTTACCCGGGAACCTCTTAGCTGGAGGGTGGCTCCCGCTTGTTACTTTCTAGGATTTCCATTTTgtgtaaatattttcaacttgTAGGCATGACTTTTGTAACTAAATATCCTAAGACCAAATGCATTGATCTTGagataatggaatatggagttgCTTATAATTTGTATATGTCTTTCTTATACCACATGATAAAAAAGGTGTTgtagaatttgaaaagaaattttaaaaggcttttggCAGATCTTTGGAGTCTCTGGCGATGTGTACAGTGGACATGAACGTGAGGCAGGGAGCGTTTTCCTGGGAGATGTTGTGAAGGGACCTGACAACCGTGAACTCGGAGGTGAGAAAGGCTGCAGGCAGCTTCTGACTGGCTCAGCGTGTCCAGAGGGCAGGGAAGCCTGGAGTTACAATGCCGGGCCCAGAATCAGTGGATCACAGGGCTGAGGGCACTTTCTGGTCCAACTGTGAAGAAAGTGAAGAGTTTAAATGTTTCTCTACTGCGCTCCCTAGAGATTCTGCTATTGCTGACTTCACATTGCATCCTTGTGCCTGTGCAAGAGTGAAcgtggctttttaaaattaaacacacaccGTGTTTGGCGACCTGGAAGTCCTCAGAGGATGGGCTAATCCCCAGCCCCACTAGGGCCGCCTGCAGACCGTGGGGGATGCACTTCCGGCAGAAACACTCCCTGGCTCTTGGCTTTGTGCGCTGTGTGCCCCCTGCTCACACCGACTGGTGCTAATCCCGGGTGGGCAGAGCCCACAGAGTCACCTGAGATGGGGCAGGCAAACAGCAAAATGTTTCTGACCACAGGGTATGTCTATGACCTGGCGGGGCCTGCTTAGAGGATTCGCTGAAACTGATAAACGAATCCCGAGGCCTGTAACCAGTCtgagactctgtgtgtgtgtggggcggGAGGGGAAGCCTCTTCCCCACTTTCCCAAAGACGGTACCAGGAGCTCCCCCATGGGTCGCCCCCAACATCTAAGCCCTCCTTAGAGGAGATGCCTCACAGCTCACGTTCCCGATGAGCAGTGTGTACCATGTTCATGGGCGGCTTGGAAAAGCTCGGGCTCCTGCTGCAGGGCCAGAGAAGGATACACACGGCAAGCCTGGCGAATCTCAACAGTACCGGGTGTGGTCAGAGGGCAGCGTGGGTGTGGCCGCGTGGCTCCAATGGAGACCCACATGGAGCAGTGGCTTTGGAGCCAGATGCAGGAGCTGGGAATGGCAGCCAGCAGACCATGGGGTCCAAGGATCAGCTTTAGCTACTGCGGCTGCCCAGCTTGCTGGAGGGAAGATAGCACATCACAACTTCTGAGCTCAACAATTTGGGAACAAGCTGTGTGCACTGCTGAGAAGGGGCTGGAACCGGCAGGAAGACGGACTCCATCCCCTGGGATGGGACACAGCAAGGCCTCTCCAGTGAGGAACAAGCTCTCGGTAGCGGGTGCCGCCAGGTCAGCCTGTGCGCTCACCATCGGGGACAATCAGAGACGTTGGGAGATGGCAGGATAGGCTGGGTCACTTCTAAGTCCTTCTCCAACTCAGAACTGTACACCTGATCTGCTCAGGAGACCTCAGCAGTCAAAGCTTCCAAGCCGCAGAATGTGGTGGAAATGATCCCTATTTCCAATTCAGCAAACTCGTTTGAAAAAGGGCGTGGGgatgttttcaaatttaattgTTGACAGCCATTTTCACCCTTTGAGCCAGAACATCTACTGGGGACGGGGGGTATAAAACTGCAGGCCATGGACACAGAGcggaaaataaacacaaagatcCAATATAGCTTTTACATGGAAGATACCACATGGTGTTACCCCAACTCTGACTTCAAACCCATCTCTGCCAACTTCAAAGGAGGCTCTTCATCAAAGGCCCTTATTTCACAGTGGCTGTGAAACACAAAGCTTTTGGCCCATATAATCCAAACCATACCCCCGCTTAAatgaaactatttcttttttttttttttaaggcagggtctggctctgtcgcccaggctggaatgcagtggtgcgacctcggctcacagcagcctccccttcccgggctcaagcaatcctccagcctcagcatcctgagtagctgggactacaggtacatgctaccatgcctggctaatctgtttattttctgtagacagagtcttgctatgttgcccagggtggttttgaactcctggcctcaagcaatccacctgcctcggcctcccaaagtgctgagattgcaggtgtgagctactgcgtcTGGCCTAAACCAACTATTTCTGAGATGACTCCCAAGGAAACATTTTCAACTGGAACCACACAGATAGGAGTCTCTGAGGAGTggtttgggtgtggacacagagaggggacaCATTCCTCATGTTAAACATTGCAAGACACCCATCAGTGACAGCCGTTCCTCGGGCCCTAGTGACTCCTCAGAGTGCAGTGGTTCAGGTCCTCCCTCAGGGCTCACTCCCTTGAGACATGTGGCGGTCAGCCTTGGGTAACAGGCCCTTCCGGCAGAACTTTGGGTAAGAGGCCCTTCCAGCAGAGCTTGCTTGGGAGACACTCTTCTTCTGCCTGACCAGCAAGACCACCCTTGGGAATCTAGATCTGGTTTGTCAGGTACTGTATTTAGAGCCTACTGAGCAAATCCAGAGAGCCTTACAATAGGCCCACGTGGAAACTGCTTGGAACAGGTGACAGCGTGTGGACTCCACAGTGTGCTGGGAAGGCTGCCCTCCCGCTCCCAAGGGGCCCAGCGTGCAGCGCTTCCCTGCCTCAGGACCCACTGACCTCAAGTGCACACACCTCATCGGCAGCTTCGGCAGGACTTCGCCGTGCAGCAGTGTCGGGGGATGCTGCTGGCACTGCCCCCGTGCAGTCTGCTGGGAGGCTGACCCCGTTGGTGCCACTGCTGGGGACTGTGGGAGGGAAGAAGAGTGGGGAATCACAGGTGCTTGGtggccctcccacccccactcacATAGCTGAGGGGCTGCGCCATGTCTAGTCTAGGGCCCCTCTCATGGTAAAGCCCACAGCACATGTCTCCTTTTTACGGAAGGACCTGGTATCTCTACAAAGAGCCAAAattcttggattaaaaaaaaaaaaacaagagaaacaaacaaaaaagagaaacctgccgggcacagtggctcatgcctgtggtcccagtgctttgggaggctgaagcggggagattgcttggggccaggagtttgagaccagcctgggcaacacagcaagtccCCGTttctaaaataagacaaaacaaattagctgggtgtggtggtgcatacttgtggtcccagctacttgggaggctgaggtgggaggatcacttgagcccaggagctcaaggctgcagtgagctatgattgcaccaatgcactccagtctgggtgacagagcaagaccccatctccaaaaaaaaataataataataaataaataaaataacctttCAAGTTTTTAAAGATAACCTGTGAAAATTGAGGCTGAAATTCTATCTGCAAACACACGGGATAAATCTCATTCCCAGGAGCCGGCCTGCTTTTATGAAGACAGTGAATGAACAAAGCAGGTTTCACCCACAGTCACACTCGGCCAAGGGCTGTGAGGAAGCTGTGGAACCGCCTCTCACTCCTCCGTTGCCAGGGCTCGGGAGGCTTGGGGCTGGAGACGGCTGGGGGGTGATTTAAGGG
This portion of the Pongo abelii isolate AG06213 chromosome 20, NHGRI_mPonAbe1-v2.0_pri, whole genome shotgun sequence genome encodes:
- the RANBP3 gene encoding ran-binding protein 3 (The RefSeq protein has 3 substitutions compared to this genomic sequence) yields the protein MADLANEEKPAIAPPVFVFQKDKGQKRSAGSSSPEGGEDSDREDGNYRPPVKRERTSSLTQFPPSQSEERSSGFRLKPPTLIRGQAPSAGLPSQKPKEQQRSVLRPAVLQAPQPKALSQTVPSSGTNGVSLPADCTGAVPAASPDTAARRSPAEAADEEKEPQKNESSNASGEEACEKKDPATQQAFVFGQNLRDRVKLINESMDEADMENAGHPSADTPTATNYFLQYISSSLENSTNSADASSNKFVFGQNMSERVLSPPKLNEVSSDANRENAAAESGSESSSQEATPEKESLAESAAAYTKATARKCLLEKVEVITGEEAESNVLQMQCKLFVFDKTSQSWVERGRGLLRLNDMASTDDGTLQSRLVMRTQGSLRLILNTKLWAQMQIDKASEKSIRITAMDTEDQVVKVFLISASSKDTGQLYAALHHRILALRSRVEQEQEAKMPAPEPGAAPSNEEDDSDDDDVLAPSGATAAGAGDEGDGQTTGST